A segment of the Kazachstania africana CBS 2517 chromosome 2, complete genome genome:
ttatagGACAGTCATTTTGTTGGTGTCAGAACTTTCTATAAATAGGATTCATACGTCATATTGATAATGCAATAATTATTATCACTGCTATATGATCTTCTTAGAGCATATGTGTACTGGTGGTCCAAACTGAGAGTTATCATCCCGATTAACCCTATTAATTTAAGACTTATTTGGTGTTGTTGCTGTCTGAGAAAAGTTCAAAATCACTTAAACACATTAGCCATAGTATCCTTGAAGAAAGACGTTTCTATAGCAATTGAGTAGTTTTCACTATGGTGCCTATCTACATTTACACTACCGAAGCTTACGTGATTGTCAAAACAATTAGCATAACATGAACGACTGAATATAGCATTGCTCAAGACTTTGGTCTGcttaaagaaagaaaggtGATAAATGCTTGGCTCCCTAGGGCATTCCAGagttaatttttttcaatggcCTGCCACACTGTTAAACATCCAtaacaaaattatctatTTAAGTACAGTGaggtaaaaaaaaatttattacaaaaCTATAGCTAATATATCATAGCATAACTTACAAGCCGTCACATTCGCTGTCTATGCCTCCGTAAGCTTGAACATATCCTTCTCCGAcaattattgaattatcCCCAGCTGTAGAACTAGCTCCCATTGCGAGACAAAACTTACTTTCAACTGCATAGCATTCTGGACTGTTCGTACATGATTGAACTTGCGAGGTTATCCAACCACCAAGAATTGGCCCAAATTCATCCACCTGTTCTCTTTCATCAAGCATCCATAAATTCGAAGCGACAACATTGAATCCGTAAGTATTAAACGAGACCCATTCTCCATTATCTCTCTTATTGAACGTGGTAGCATTGGATATGTGGTCTGATAAAGCTGCTGCTGCGGATGCCACACTATCGGGACGAGCATATACAGTGGTATTGAAATCGCCTCTATCAAATGTCCATGTAACGAAGTAATCACCTTCCTCGCGCTTTGAGATTTGATTTCCAGAACCAGTTTGTGCTTGTGCCAGAAAAGTGACATTAGCGGTGTGTTCCCCGAGATATTTAGAGATTATGTCGTAGTAGTCAGAAGTAACAAGCTGGCCACCAAAAAAGGTCATGTTGAGTTTAGGAATATCAAAACTAACAAtgtcatttctttttcccACTTCGGCTGAACCTTTGTACCACTCCCATTCATTGTTTTCAGCATATAATTGAAGACCAGCAGCTAGAGCAGATGCCATAGCACCTACCGCTATAATCCCGACGCATGCCTCAAAAGCAGTAACCACAAAACCTGTAACAGCTACAATAGCACTAGTTGTACAAATTTTGCCTTCTAAATTTTCTGCGCTGTTTATTGCCGGTTACCTTGCTTTATTTAGTAATAGTTAATAATCGAGATACGCTAATAGCGTACTATAAGAATTCAAcaatattagaaaaaaaacttcTTATGAGGAATCGAGATAACAGATCTGATCGAAGCTCCTGTACAATCACTGGTACTGGCAAACATTTTCAGCAGGGAATTATCTGTCACTGGAGAAGACGCGACAAACTTTTGTCCTCAATATTCATTCACATAAGggaattgaaaagaacaatATATCACTTCATGAGACCCTCACCTCTCTTGTTCCCGAGATAATTTCAGGAATTTCTTACATTGAATCCATTTCTCCTTCAAATACCCAACTCTCCTGCTTACGATTATTAACATTTATGTCAACCggaaatgaaattttgactACTTCTCTCTCCGttttaagaaatattaATCAATTAATCAATAGATATTCCACAAATGATGGATATAACgaattttttcagttactattactattacCACTACTCTTCATCTTTAGATACTCACCTTTTTCGAACCTCCTAAACACCCACATTGTAGCTCAATCTATATAAATCACTCACGCAAATAACAAAATATCCATTCACATTTCAATACCCTCAATATTCATATAGAGACCGTCATTTCTTCTACCTTCACTTTGAAACCTCGCACAATCGTTTCCGTGGTAACTCCCCAGACAAATTCGCTTCCGGATAGGGGAAATCACATCTTCCTTCTACGCGATAGAGAAAAATGGTTTatatttgatcttttcttccGAAAAACAGCGCTCACCGAAACTAATAAAGATATCTTCTAACCTTTATATATAGCTAAGATACATGTATTCATCCAAACTCTACTCACCTTTCTTAGACCATCTCCACGCATCATCTTCACAATAACGGTTACTTAGACATCTCACAGGTGCCTTCTGTATCCTTTTCTTCGTCTCTCTCCTATTGACTATTCATCCGCGCAAACTTATTTTTAGAAATCTCCGCGCGATCTTGACAAATCAAAGCTCAAATTTCATCTGCTCTGTGAGATTGTGCTTGTCAGCGCTTCCCTGGGTTACCTTCTTACACAAGGAGACGAAAAAAGATCATGTTGAAATAACATCTCTCCCAGGTACAACTAAAGTCAAAGACTATAACTACACCTATCATATTTCATCTCATTGAATATATCCACAATCCACTAAGATATGACATCCTTCCATTCATCATCTATTTCACTTTCTCATTTCCCACACACCTCTCGAGTGGTCATATCATCTATCTACCTATTTAATCTCTCTACTTGTCATTTTGTTTACAGACATAGCCTCTATACTCACACATACCACATCTCTATGAACTTTCTTAACtattcaaatcaatcaaCTACGCCTATCATAAACCGAGACGATATGAACTTTACTTAATTTACAAATTCAATACTCTGATGAACTCAAATATCATTCCTAACTGCCTCTGACACTTCCGCAACTAACTATTCCATAAGCGACATCGTCAACCATGTAAATTCACTAATCATTATTCATACTTCCTACTCTCACCAAGGTCTCCCTACCAAATGATCAATAACCAAAAGATCGACAACACAGCTTCACAACATGCTCCATTCATTTGGGAACCTTGAGTTCAATTTAATGAGAATGATAAAGAGAGTCATTTACCAAATATCAGTCTATAACATCGTTTATGAAACACTTCATTGACCTATTTTCTTGTCATCTTTCATCTTTCTGGAATCTCTCAactaatttttcttatcaACTATGACATCCCTGTTTAAATTTCTGCACCAATTTTACCCATCTTTAGATTGATTTAATATTTGTGACACAACTTTGAACGGACCAGCCATGAACTCAGATCATTGTAACTATAATACAATAAATGTTCCAGAACCTCACGCTGCCATTCCTTAATCACCTGTTAAGTAACTCAGGTTAATTCAACTGGATATAATAAGAGATCAATACCATACATAACACAAGGAGACATCTTTTAATGTattcattttattcaaCTAAAAGAACAATAGATTAACCCTATTCACAGCCAACATTTCTATTCTATTTACTTTCTTTCCATCACAGAATCGCTTCCAATGTCAATATAATGCTTCAAcatatcattttctgacACAACACTAGGATCATTCCAAATGAATCTGCGGCTTTATCCCATTGACAGcaatgaattgaatacACCATCTCATTTCATATTCATTGTAATCCATTAATTCACCATTTACTTGGAATTACTTATCCTAATCCTTAATTACCATGAAACATANNNNNNNNNNNNNNNNNNNNNNNNNNNNNNNNNNNNNNNNNNNNNNNNNNNNNNNNNNNNNNNNNNNNNNNNNNNNNNNNNNNNNNNNNNNNNNNNNNNNNNNNNNNNNNNNNNNNNNNNNNNNNNNNNNNNNNNNNNNNNNNNNNNNNNNNNNNNNNNNNNNNNNNNNNNNNNNNNNNNNNNNNNNNNNNNNNNNNNNNNNNNNNNNNNNNNNNNNNNNNNNNNNNNNNNNNNNNNNNNNNNNNNNNNNNNNNNNNNNNNNNNNNNNNNNNNNNNNNNNNNNNNNNNNNNNNNNNNNNNNNNNNNNNNNNNNNNNNNNNNNNNNNNNNNNNNNNNNNNNNNNNNNNNNNNNNNNNNNNNNNNNNNNNNNNNNNNNNNNNNNNNNNNNNNNNNNNNNNNNNNNNNNNNNNNNNNNNNNNNNNNNNNNNNNNNNNNNCCCTCTccttcttgaaataatatctCAAATTTCCTACTATTTCTAGGCGAGATATCTCACTCGAAATACAGCGTCAGAGACATGATCCTGTCGTATAATGGATCTAATCACTGTCTCATAACATTATCTCATAGCAAATATAATTGACTGCTCACTCCCTCTTGCCTACTCTCATTCTTCGCTGATTGATTTCCATATATTGTCCTCATCTTCACATACTTCCCTACTTTACATACTATTTTggaataatattttaatatcatcattgaatACCACTTTTCCACTCTTTCATCACTCTCTGTTCTGTAAACACCtactttttctcttttccaatattaACATTTACGCCAATCCGAAACgatatttcttcaactttaCTTCGTCTTTTCCTGaaatattaaaataaaaatcagGAACCCACTGACTAAACTATTACACACACGATACATCCATATATAAATGACAAACTTGCCCTATTTCCTCTGAACTAATGGGAAAACTATTATTTTACTATCTCTACTATCAATTTATTCTATATTCGAATAATCGTCTTTCTCTGGACTGATGATCCTGAATATTACCTACATCATCCACATAAACTGTCCACACTCGACAGATTTCTATACATCTCTTCCCATTTTAATATTGTCTACACTCAGCTAGATACTGCCTTATATCGTCTCACTCTGACACCTCGCACAATCGCTCTTCTCACAACTTTCGAAAAATCTCGCATTCCGAACTGCgaaattcattttctattcCATCCGCGACGGAGAAAACTGATTCtcattgaattatttttgtGTAAAACCTACGCTCACAGGATTCTCCTTATTTTCGTCGTAGCTTTTCTACAGTGAGAGAATACCGTACAGACAACACTTGAAAGATCTCGTGCGACCATTTCTCAGGAAACTTCTTTAATACTAATCTTTCAACCTTCTCACCTCAATACAATAATCAACACACACACTTTCTATCCAAAATACATTTAATTATTCCTGAACTACTCACCCGCtcccttttcaatatcacttaCCTCTACATATTACACTTCCCTCTGCCATTCTTCTCTTCgcctttttctctttcgaCTATTTTCTCGCGCAAACAGACCTCTCGAAATCTGCGCTCGATctcagaagaaaaaaatctcaaatCTTCCNNNNNNNNNNNNNNNNNNNNNNNNNNNNNNNNNNNNNNNNNNNNNNNNNNNNNNNNNNNNNNNNNNNNNNNNNNNNNNNNNNNNNNNNNNNNNNNNNNNNNNNNNNNNNNNNNNNNNNNNNNNNNNNNNNNNNNNNNNNNNNNNNNNNNNNNNNNNNNNNNNNNNNNNNNNNNNNNNNNNNNNNNNNNNNNNNNNNNNNNNNNNNNNNNNNNNNNNNNNCTAGTGGCCCTTCCGTAACacatattcaatatatgTTTACAATCGTGCGAAAGCCAACATATATAAGGCCTTATATCttctatcattttttatctATTAGACTTTCTTTCTCCCATGTATATTCTATACCATAGAAGATTGtattatataataactACTTTACTGTCCAGTGTTTGCTACTGTAATTATGACTCAAATAAACAATAGTCCTACTATGACTACAAAAGGTCCCCGCCCGGTATCTAACATACGCCAACAAAAAGTAGTCGCAGAAAtctattttcaagttcAGGTTTTTCAGCTCGAGTTAGGATTTCAATCCATATACTGACATATGAAGTTTACAGTGCGAATTGgcttgattttgattcaatattattttgaaattgtagCTGTTCTTGTGACTGCAACGGAAGAGAAACAATTTTACCTTGCGGTCTAAAAAGCAATATATGCATTGAGCGCATCCTGCAGGGGCATTCTTCAACCAAAATACACTAAATTCCAGTGTTaggtaatattttcaagtaGCTTGCTTCTTTCAGGCAGTTTACATTTTCAGCATATTAGATAAGCAAGTATCTTGAAGTAAgtataaaatttcaagatatatCATATCGGTGCATAATGTGTTATGTGCCCTTAACAACTGGATATAGACCAAGACAGCGGGAATAAAACTACGTATTAATGTATCAGTCGCTAACGTGCTAGATTAAGACCCTTAGAAACTAAAACCgaatatttattaataataaaaaacatattaataagaatttgaaCTGTCTGCTCTTTGGTGCCATTACTCAACTGGATTCAGAGGAAGTGAGGTAGTTATGTGCATTGTCCTGAGGGTATTACCATCCGAACGGTCAAGATTCAACTGCTTTGAGGTTTCGcttctcaatttcttcgcaattttgtatattttgattagCAAAATAGGAAGTAAGTCGATGTTCTTTTGCCCATCTTAGGTTGTCTTTTTCACATAAATGGCTGCTTAGCGGGATGTGAGCAACTATAAACGAAGTGCTTTTTATAGtatcaagttttttttctctgcGGATTATAATGCTTTTGCTTAGGGTTCCCATCTCTAAAACTTCGGTTTTTGcacaaagaaagaaaacattTTGCAGCCAAAGATTATTGGCCTTTAGAAGACGATGTTGTCAGACAGTTGCTTCTGAGATTATAGGtagcattgaaaattttgtccAGGAAACCACAAGATTTTGCTCTTAATTAGTCGAAGCATGAACCAGATGCATATTAGAAAAGGACTTTTGGATTGCGCTACCACTGCCGGCTACATATGCAGCCATTTATTCTGAAGTATAAACCATTTTATAGTTGATCTTGGACCGGCAGTTTCTTATGATTAGTGCTAGATACCGAGACACATGCATGGTATGTTACTTGCAGCTTCTGAAGTTGTGCGATTCCATACAATTTGATCTCTGCTTTATTGATTGTGATTTTTATCCATGCTCGAAGCAGACTTTCTACTACCGGCAAAAATTGTATTCAAGACACCTTCTTTGGCGTGTTTCAGGTTTCATTTTCCCTagcttctttctttatatttaataaaaGGATTAGTCGATAGCTATATGAGGTTAGAGGCTACTCGAATgagttttttcaatatcaatctTTTTCAGCCCTGATCGCTTCAATGTGCCTTCTAACCTATGCCGCAGTATCTACTGAAAACAATAGCACAACGCTATTATCAAACAATACTGACGAGGTAACGGCAAAATACTTCTCACCAGCTCGTGGAAATCCTTACCTCCCAACTGACGACTTATACAGGCCCTACATCACTTTTCAGTTATTGAGTCAATTATATAACAATCATCCTACCAAAGACATATCTTTGATAACTCAAAACAATGAAACAGGTATTGTAGCTATTCGTACCATTGacataataaattattccGAATTATATGAAGAAGAGTCCAATGAGCTGTACAGTTACATTGATATGAAACTTTTTAGTCAATTGAATGCTCTGTTCACAGGCACAAACGTTTCTAATAAGactttcgaaaattttgagaaaggATATTACAGAGAAATAATTGTTGATTCTTATAAGAATGCTACGTCCCATATTGCTAGCACCGCTTACAAAGGAAGTAATCCTAGTTTTTTGATGTCTTTCATTTCCTTAGTTGATACTCTTTCGACCATTGTAAGTAACATTTACGGCCTTGTAACCGATGGTTCATCCAATAAAAAGCACTCTTCAACTCAAATATGTGGCTCCTATTCGAACACTGTTAAAGTTGATGGTAAAGAATTCGGatatataatttacaaGTATTCGAAAAATGGTCATGGTTGTAACTTTGCAAAAGGTAGTGACTTGGAAGTGGTCTTGATCGAAGCTATTGATACCAAATTTCCAAGAGGTATAACAGGGGTATGTGTCACTTTATTCCATGATGAATCTAGAGTTGCTTATGCTAAATTCATTATGGCTGATAGTAAGATGAATTTTAGTGACGTTGCTTGTGAAGCGGTTTCCGGTTGGGATGCACCAGGGTCTGTGGCTGGTACAGTATCTGCttaatttgtttcattcTATCgtacaaaattttaaaaagaaatttctttacTATGGTAGCTTATTTTAAGATTTATGATCTGTGATATATCGTTATAGTATATGCCTCAATTCTTTGCCTTTCGAAATTTATTTGTAACTGAGTTTCTTTCGTACTGAATAAATGCCAGCGCCTCTACTGCATATAGGCCCAGATGTTTGTTCCATGGCCCCAAGGAAGCCTCCATCAATTACTTTTTCTTAGCCTCTGATAACCCCTTTGGCCCTTCGAATGAACTTTATAGACTTTACATTACCTATATTGTGATGAATAATTTATGTGCAGATTATCGAATCGCAGCCCCTTCTATCGCCGATCAAGacaaaaatacaaatattaTGGGAATATGTATTATCACTAAAAATAGATTTCGCCTTTTTGGTTTTGATGCTGATGTTAAAGGGCCACATGTTCATCTTGATAGTGATCTTTTTGTTCATTTAGGTACGATGTTCGGTGGATCAGTGGTTATTAATGGTACCCTTCCGCCAATCAATGAGTATGAAGTCTCAAGTTTATATGACTGGTTCATGGAGCAAAGGGTGTTCATAATGCATGTTGCTGACAATGACAAACAACCGCTCTGCGTTATCCAAAATATCAACGACTGACATGATATCTTCTATTGCTATGTCTATCAGTAATATTTGGTCTAGTGACTATGAGTCGCTATCTGCTGCAGATGGTAGTTTTGGAGGTTACCTAATGGTGGAGGAAGAGAGAATCAATTATGTAATTTATAGGTATTCGAAGAATAAAAGAGAATCGAGTTCCTTTTCCGCTTTCAATGCCGAGGCTACTGAATTAAACAGACTTCTTATCGAAGCTCTCCATACAGAAATCCCAAACAATACAATAGGGTCATGTCTTTCATTCTTTCATAACGGGCCTTCAGCTGTTTATATTAAATTCCTCGAGGCTGAAAGCGAGCTGACTTTCGATGATATACGTTGTGAAGGTATGATGAGATGGGGTGTCTTGGGCATTATTTGCTATATCTTCATTACATAAAGCACAtacaaagaaatataattaAAGGGTACCTTTTCAGTAATTCGTCCCCTAATGAAACTTGGGTGTATTTCTTAAAGAGATTCCTTTCATAGCTCGTTGAATTTTGTTATGGGTTTGGTGTCTACGCCATGTGAAACTTCTTGCTCAAAcctaatttcttttgaattcacTGATTAGCAACAACTAAAATTAAGAAGCTCCTATAACAGAAACTCGAAAAGTCCTTGCATGAACTAGATCTACCGGAACTGAGATATACCATTGTATCTAAAATACTACATTGGAaccttcaattttcaacCATCGATGATGCAAACTACTGCATTGGCTGTCGGACCAACCCTGAGACGCTAAATAGTTCCACAACAATATAGTTGCTAATAGGTGAAGTGTTATTAGAGGCGGACAAAAGGTAACAATAGGATGCAAATATGAATCAATAGGATGATTTTCCTTAATTATCTTATACagagaaaaatataatcaaatataGTTTCTAGTAATATTTGATGTGAATTTATATAGTTTATTGTATTAAAAGGAATTGACTCCCTTTGCATATTGAGTGACTCTTAACAGTAGAAGTTAGCCTAGCCTTTGTTCTTTGCTTTTAATATACATTAAGCATTGGACGCCTTTTAACAAATTCAACAACTCACGACTTCATAGGCTGACAGTACTACGATTATACATCTAAAATAGCGAATATTTCAGAGTATTCTACTTGCGCAGATTGCCATCGAGCACGCGCCAAGCGTTACTTCGATTGCACCGTCCCCCATTCGCGTCAATTTCCCTGTTGCTCTGCGTCTTTCACCCCCCCCCACCAAATTCCCGTTTACAGAATCGCAAAAGTGAAAAACTTTTGGCCCTGAAAAAAGGCAGGTTtccaaaaatagaaaagaaatctaAGCTTCTCAGGTATCtatacaatattttttattcttgatAATAAATACGTCATACTGTTGGTCGTCTTTAGATCGAAAAGTCGATGTGGAAAAGATAGATAACTTTGTACAACTATTAAACGATTATTATCTGCACAGGAGAAGGTAAAAGAGCTATATGCTCAAGATGAAACActaatgaagaaacaaaaCGAACATAGACTTCCACGCTTACCATTGAAACTTGGCGGTAAAAGTGCAATTCGCTTAGCCAATTAAGGTTCCTAGTCCAAAGTTGCCTTAGCGTAAACTTTTATAAATTCTGAAAATCAAGCGTGAAAAGCATTTGCAATAGCGGGTAAAAAAGTTTCTACATTAGGCTCTGTGTACTTAAGTCTTCTGCTCATAGTTTGTTTTAATTCACTTTGTACTTCCCTAAGAATATGCCTAATGGCGaagaatataataaatacaCTTCTTGCAGCTATAAGGttccttttcaaatctATCTTTCTTTCCAACAAAATACTACAGCACCTACTAAAGTTCAGTAATTTTGTTCTGGCTTATACTACCGGCAACACTTTAACCCATTAGAAGATGGCCACGCATACTGGAACAACTTTATTTAATGCAGCAgtgaataaaaattttccaaatgcGAAgcaatttattgaattgaaaagtataaaaGGTGGCTAAAACTGGGTGTTtctaaaataatatattatcCATTAAGGTATAATCAGATCACTGGTAATAGATTATTGCAGTTCTCAAATTGCTTTAAGAATGTCGTTCTGGCGGTATTTATACTCGCAAGCTCTGTTGCAGCCTTAAGGTATAATAAAAGGGGTCACTATAGCTTTCGCGGCGGCAAAGTTGTTATTGACATTGGATGGGACACCGTTGCTGGATGGACTGGTATGGTTGCTGCTATTTGCAAAAAGTGTGCCGCGAGTAACCTTTGCTGCCTCGGCGGTGCTATTTTGACGACTATAGTTGCTGCGGCAGTCGCCATAAGTTTCGACAGTTCAGCGGGAGGATCAACTGATTATTACACTAAAAGAGGTCTTAGTGATATGGTAAACGTTACTTATGAAATGAGAAACTGGACGGAATCCTTTACTGCATCAGGTcttcaattaatttctgCCTTTAATCTCACTGATACATATGAAAAGAGAGATGATAATGTTTTGCCTCTGCAGCCATATATTCATTTCAGCAGTGAATACGGTAATCATGTGGCAGTGAATTTCGGTGATGGGACTTTAAATCATTGGCAGAAGCCATCCTGAATTCAGAACCAAATTCGCCATACATTTCGCAAAATATAACCAAACGAAGCGAAATGCCAGGTGACGATGGTTTTCAAGTGACATATGTTACGTACAATTACGATAATGTGAACAAAGATGTTTCTAACAgctttattgaaaattacaGTGCtgaatataaagatgaCATCACAGCAAATATAGATGATGCTATGGTTAATCACAGAGGTTGGAAGTATTGCGCAATGTTTGGTGAAGGAGGTTCAGGAAGTGATACAGATCTAGAAAGTGGAGCTACAGCCATAGCTGCACACGGtgaaatttattttaaCACATATGGAGGTATTGACAATGAATGTAACAATGTTTTAGGCTCTTGACCAGTCTGAAATTTCGTTATCTAGGCATATTAGCTGCAAAATCATGGCCCTCGAAGTTCATATTTTACATTGtctaaatttttatatttttatctaataaaactattattatttttccaaaaattggCGTGTTTAATAGAGCGGACGGAATCTATAGGTAAAGAAGGATAAGGCAGGAAAAAGGGAACAAGCTGTCAGAAAGATAAGTTTCTTTACCCGAAAAATctcatgaaaaaaaagtctgGACGAAAACTTGAATAAACCCTACTAATTTAAAGGTATGCCTCGAGTAAACTTAGTTGTTgacatatatttttaaaaaaactGAGTAAAGAAAATCTCTTTATACTTCGTTGATTAGATTTATATTCTCTAAAGCCAAAATGgcaattttcaaaaatgttgTGGGCTCATGCTTATCTGAACTAAGCCAactaaatataaaaagaaatctaCAGGATCCCTTGATTCCGCAGTTGAGAGTCAACTAATTGGCTCCATACCATGCAATTCGTTCAGTAGTATACCCTATAGTAGTTTAGATACAAACATATCGACTCCAACGTCTGAGAAGCAGAAAGTTGATTATGAGCTCAAAGAGCTGAATGTTGAGGGTCAATTAGCTCTAAGAATCATATCCAGTCACATTTTAAGATTTCTGTCATTCAAAAAACTAGGTTTCGCAGTCGACACTGTAAAAGAGATTTATTCATATGAGGCAGCAGTAGCACTTCATAAACCACACTACAAACATATATTTTCTCGAAGAATGCTCGTCCCCTCCGGGTTATATTCATGGATATTTGAGTAACAAAACGCTCGTAGGGAAGACATGTCAAAAAAAgcaattttatttgtatATGCACTTATTTGAAGCCAACAGACAAATTCGATTTCGCGATGTAGCAAACCTTGCAACGACATGACGTTCTAATTTTGGGTAAATGCCCATAAGAGAAGAGCTCTTCATTCAGTGGTGGAAAGGCGAAAAATGTGCAGCTTAGCTGAAGACGAAAAGGACAGTATAATCCTGAATGCTTCTAATCCCAAAATCCGAATTAAATCTAAAGTGGATGAGCTTGGCTATTTTTTGGATAAACGCAATAGCCTCATC
Coding sequences within it:
- the KAFR0B00117 gene encoding uncharacterized protein — protein: MASALAAGLQLYAENNEWEWYKGSAEVGKRNDIVSFDIPKLNMTFFGGQLVTSDYYDIISKYLGEHTANVTFLAQAQTGSGNQISKREEGDYFVTWTFDRGDFNTTVYARPDSVASAAAALSDHISNATTFNKRDNGEWVSFNTYGFNVVASNLWMLDEREQVDEFGPILGGWITSQVQSCTNSPECYAVESKFCLAMGASSTAGDNSIIVGEGYVQAYGGIDSECDGL
- the KAFR0B00140 gene encoding uncharacterized protein gives rise to the protein MCLLTYAAVSTENNSTTLLSNNTDEVTAKYFSPARGNPYLPTDDLYRPYITFQLLSQLYNNHPTKDISLITQNNETGIVAIRTIDIINYSELYEEESNELYSYIDMKLFSQLNALFTGTNVSNKTFENFEKGYYREIIVDSYKNATSHIASTAYKGSNPSFLMSFISLVDTLSTIVSNIYGLVTDGSSNKKHSSTQICGSYSNTVKVDGKEFGYIIYKYSKNGHGCNFAKGSDLEVVLIEAIDTKFPRGITGVCVTLFHDESRVAYAKFIMADSKMNFSDVACEAVSGWDAPGSVAGTVSA
- the KAFR0B00150 gene encoding uncharacterized protein, whose product is MVAAICKKCAASNLCCLGGAILTTIVAAAVAISFDSSAGGSTDYYTKRGLSDMVNVTYEMRNWTESFTASGLQLISAFNLTDTYEKRDDNVLPLQPYIHFSSEYGNHVAVNFGDGTLNHWQKPS